A stretch of Gasterosteus aculeatus chromosome 4, fGasAcu3.hap1.1, whole genome shotgun sequence DNA encodes these proteins:
- the gpr85 gene encoding putative G protein-coupled receptor 85: MIPPPSMANYSHAGDHTILQNVSPLATFLKLTSLGFIIGVGVVGNLLISILLVKDKSLHRAPYYFLLDLCASDILRSAICFPFVFTSVKNGSAWTYGTLTCKVIAFLGVLSCFHTAFMLFCVSVTRYLAIAHHRFYTKRLTFWTCLAVICMVWTLSVAMAFPPVLDVGTYSFIREEDQCTFQHRSFRANDSLGFMLLLALILLATQLVYLKLIFFVHDRRKMKPVQFVPAVSQNWTFHGPGASGQAAANWLAGFGRGPTPPTLLGIRQNSNAAGRRRLLVLDEFKTEKRISRMFYIMTFFFLALWGPYLVACYWRVFARGPVVPGGYLTAAVWMSFAQAGVNPFICIFSNRELRRCFSTTLLYCRKSRLPREPYCVI, from the coding sequence ATGATCCCTCCTCCATCTATGGCGAACTATAGCCATGCAGGGGACCACACCATCTTGCAGAATGTCTCTCCTCTCGCCACGTTCCTCAAATTGACCTCTCTGGGTTTCATCATTGGAGTCGGTGTGGTCGGAAACCTCCTGATCTCCATCCTGCTCGTCAAAGACAAGAGTCTGCACCGAGCGCCCTACTATTTCCTGCTGGACCTGTGCGCCTCTGACATCCTGCGCTCTGCCATTTGCTTCCCCTTTGTCTTCACCTCGGTCAAGAATGGATCCGCCTGGACGTATGGCACGCTGACCTGCAAAGTGATCGCCTTCCTGGGTGTGCTCTCCTGTTTCCACACGGCGTTTATGCTCTTCTGCGTCAGCGTCACGCGCTACCTGGCCATCGCGCACCACCGCTTCTACACCAAGAGGCTGACCTTCTGGACCTGCCTAGCCGTCATCTGCATGGTGTGGACGTTGTCGGTGGCCATGGCCTTCCCGCCGGTGCTCGACGTGGGGACGTACTCTTTCATCCGGGAGGAGGACCAGTGCACGTTCCAGCACCGCTCCTTCAGGGCGAATGATTCGCTGGGCTTCATGCTCCTGCTGGCGCTCATCCTCCTGGCCACGCAGCTGGTTTACCTCAAGCTCATCTTCTTCGTCCACGACCGTCGGAAGATGAAGCCCGTCCAGTTTGTGCCTGCCGTCAGCCAGAACTGGACCTTCCACGGGCCTGGCGCCAGCGGGCAGGCGGCGGCCAACTGGCTGGCCGGATTCGGTCGAGGCCCCACCCCGCCTACCTTGCTGGGCATCCGGCAGAACAGCAACGCAGCGGGCCGCAGGCGTCTGCTGGTATTGGATGAGTTCAAAACAGAGAAGAGGATTAGCAGGATGTTCTACATCATGACGTTTTTCTTTCTGGCGCTATGGGGGCCCTACCTGGTCGCCTGCTACTGGCGGGTGTTTGCAAGGGGCCCCGTGGTCCCCGGAGGCTACCTGACGGCCGCCGTGTGGATGAGCTTTGCCCAGGCCGGGGTCAATCCTTTCATCTGCATCTTCTCCAACAGGGAGCTTCGGCGCTGCTTCAGCACCACACTCCTCTACTGCAGAAAATCCAGGTTACCAAGGGAACCCTACTGCGTTATATGA